Proteins encoded by one window of Cylindrospermum stagnale PCC 7417:
- a CDS encoding phosphodiester glycosidase family protein — protein sequence MPNCCRQADFSKFAPLSNSRFFQVTVLPILAIALCLTDPHATSAQQSPTNAKPTPSSTTQSSAPAGNQISLNGRTLPGAWLQRSGTGRKVTTYLSDGVLRQLIGVDLLDSNNPARQPVQWFSPVTAPLALNTKLLGGYRYLDITNFAQTAGWQLQANGNILVISTQPAKVTDILQSQQPTLGDATRTGDRVVVNLDRPTPWQVKQGLPISKPADANTSTPKPAAPPNREWTITLDGIADPTVIQRYTQEPPEPLPISPPDLLKQLSPTPPISEPPIQQVEVVNNQTIIRLSVPFGQSLQISSSANPNRLIIDIRPDALVARSITWAPGLRWRQSLVNLNAERFPVTWLEINPRAFGLKLKPIWANSETLAGTAPLIQTAQRFLAVAAINGGYFNRNNKFPLGAIRRDHQWVSGPILNRGAIAWNNSGQFYFGRLTLTENLISPNNQPLPILFLNSGYVQSGIARYTSVWGPTYTPLTDNETLLVIQKDKITNQLSGGKAGETAISIPQDGYLLTLRSNAATAASQLPIGTAVTIASATTPADFSRYPYVMGAGPLLVQNRQIVLDAKAEKFSDAFIAEKAIRSGICTTAAGTLMITAVHNRAGGSGATLAEHAKLMQVMGCVNALNLDGGSSTSLYLGGQLLDRSPSTAARVHNGIGIFLEPR from the coding sequence ATGCCAAATTGTTGCCGACAAGCAGACTTCAGTAAGTTTGCCCCCCTTAGCAATAGCAGATTTTTTCAGGTGACTGTGTTGCCAATTCTGGCGATCGCACTCTGCTTAACAGATCCCCACGCGACTAGCGCCCAACAGTCGCCAACAAATGCCAAACCAACACCCAGCTCAACTACCCAGTCATCTGCACCCGCTGGTAATCAAATTTCTCTCAATGGTCGCACTTTGCCAGGGGCTTGGTTGCAGCGTTCAGGAACTGGCCGTAAGGTGACAACTTATCTCAGTGATGGGGTGCTGAGGCAATTGATCGGGGTAGATTTATTAGATAGCAACAATCCTGCTAGACAACCAGTGCAGTGGTTTTCGCCAGTTACAGCACCACTAGCTCTCAACACCAAGTTGCTGGGAGGATATCGCTATCTAGATATTACTAATTTTGCCCAAACAGCAGGATGGCAGCTGCAAGCTAATGGCAATATCTTGGTAATTTCCACGCAGCCAGCGAAAGTGACAGATATTCTTCAGAGTCAACAACCAACTCTTGGAGACGCTACGCGAACAGGCGATCGCGTTGTTGTCAATTTAGATCGCCCCACTCCCTGGCAAGTTAAACAAGGTTTACCGATCAGCAAGCCCGCCGACGCCAACACATCAACCCCCAAACCCGCCGCACCACCAAATAGAGAGTGGACAATTACTCTCGATGGCATAGCAGATCCTACCGTGATCCAACGCTATACTCAAGAGCCACCAGAGCCATTACCAATATCACCGCCAGACCTGCTCAAACAATTATCACCAACACCACCAATCTCTGAGCCACCGATTCAACAAGTAGAGGTGGTCAATAACCAAACTATTATCCGTCTGAGCGTTCCCTTTGGTCAGTCTTTGCAAATTAGCTCCTCCGCTAACCCCAATCGCTTGATCATCGATATTCGACCCGATGCTTTAGTCGCGCGTAGCATTACCTGGGCGCCGGGATTGCGTTGGCGGCAGAGTTTAGTTAATTTAAACGCAGAACGCTTTCCCGTCACCTGGTTAGAAATTAATCCCCGTGCTTTTGGGCTAAAACTGAAACCCATCTGGGCAAACTCCGAAACTCTAGCGGGAACTGCCCCTTTAATCCAAACAGCACAACGTTTCTTAGCAGTAGCGGCGATTAACGGTGGTTATTTTAACCGCAATAACAAATTTCCCTTGGGGGCAATTCGTCGGGATCATCAGTGGGTGTCAGGGCCAATTCTCAACCGGGGTGCGATCGCCTGGAATAACTCAGGTCAATTTTACTTTGGTCGCCTCACCTTAACAGAAAATTTAATTAGCCCCAACAACCAGCCCTTACCAATTCTCTTCCTCAACAGTGGCTACGTCCAGAGCGGCATTGCCCGTTACACTTCTGTTTGGGGTCCGACTTACACCCCCCTGACTGATAACGAAACCCTACTAGTTATCCAGAAAGACAAAATTACCAATCAGTTATCAGGTGGCAAAGCTGGTGAAACCGCCATTTCCATTCCTCAAGATGGCTACCTCCTCACCTTACGCAGCAACGCTGCCACTGCGGCATCACAGTTACCTATTGGCACAGCAGTCACTATTGCCAGCGCCACTACTCCCGCTGATTTTAGCCGCTACCCCTACGTTATGGGAGCAGGGCCATTGTTAGTTCAAAATCGTCAAATTGTCCTAGATGCCAAAGCCGAAAAATTCAGTGATGCCTTTATTGCCGAAAAAGCTATTCGCAGCGGCATTTGCACCACTGCCGCAGGCACCCTGATGATCACCGCTGTACATAATCGCGCTGGCGGTTCTGGTGCTACCTTGGCAGAACACGCCAAATTGATGCAGGTGATGGGGTGTGTGAATGCTCTAAATTTGGACGGCGGTAGTTCTACCAGTCTTTACTTGGGAGGACAATTGCTCGACCGTTCCCCTAGTACTGCGGCTCGTGTTCACAACGGTATTGGTATTTTCTTGGAACCACGGTAA
- a CDS encoding glutamate synthase-related protein has translation MTNKPMNQGQNITLSDIHARDTYPGQRWLAEERDACGVGFIAQRQNYASHSIVNKALVALTCLEHRGGCSADQDSGDGAGILTAIPWELFQHNSALSSIDFSSTSSLAVGMIFLPQDPEAAQKAKATVEQLAAEEKLTVLGWRVVPVQPDLLGVQARENQPQIEQVFLTSADQSGDELERKLYITRSRIIKAAKNISEEFYVCSLSSRTIVYKGMVRSAVLGEFYLDLKNPAYKSAFAVYHRRFSTNTMPKWPLAQPMRLLGHNGEINTLLGNINWMMAREASLNHPVWGDRINELKPLVHIDNSDSATLDNVLELLVRSGRSPLEALMIMVPEAYQNQPSLANYPEIVDFYEYYSGLQEAWDGPALLVFSDGQKVGATLDRNGLRPARYVITKDDYIVVASEAGVVDFPEANILEKGRLGPGQMIAVDLATNEVLKNWQIKQRIAKKHPYGEWLQQHRQELKQLVRGGSVVNGNGNGNGNGNGHSPTDNVELTTDKIDKHSLLQQQTAFGYNTEDVEMVIQPMASTGSEATFCMGDDIPLAVLSEKPHLLYDYFKQRFAQVTNPAIDPLREKLVMSLKVELGERGNLLEPKPEYARKLKLESPVITEAELSAIALSGFATAELSTLFAISAGPEGLKAAVESLQAQAAESVRAGAKILILSDRVGEGIGTEYTYIPPLLAVGAVHHHLIREGLRMKTSLIVKTAQCWSTHHFGCLLGYGAGAVCPYLALETVRDWWSDPKTQQFMARGKITALTLEQAIANYRQAVESGLLKILSKMGISLLSSYQAAQIFEAIGIGGDLLALGFQGTTSRLGGLSVSELAQEVLSFHSKAFPELTSKKLENLGFVQYRPGGEYHMNSPELAKALHKAVDGKKYDHYEVYKQHLKGRPVTALRDLLDFRGDRQSIPLEEVESVSDIVKRFCTGGMSLGALSREAHETLAIAMNRIGGKSNSGEGGEDPVRYKVLNDVDEFGHSPTLPHLKGLRNGDTASSAIKQVASGRFGVTPGYLASAQQIEIKIAQGAKPGEGGQLPGPKVSPYIAMLRRSKPGVTLISPPPHHDIYSIEDLAQLIFDLHQINPKAQVSVKLVAEIGIGTIAAGVAKANADIIQISGHDGGTGASPLSSIKHAGSPWELGLSEVHRVLMENSLRDRVILRVDGGLKSGWDVLIAALMGGEEFGFGSIAMIAEGCIMARICHTNNCPVGVASQKEELRKRFTGMPEHVVNFFYFIAEEVRSLLARLGYRSLSEVIGRADLLTVRQDVHLTKTQSLNLDCLIQLPNSQENRSWLVHETVHSNGPVLDDQILADAEIQATIRNQSTVSKTFPIVNTDRTVGSRLAGAIASHYGDSGFEGQINLNFHGSAGQSFGAFNLPGLTLTLVGEANDYVGKGMHGGEIIIKPPADATYNPAQNVIVGNTCLYGATGGVLFANGLAGERFAVRNSKGVAVIEGAGDHCCEYMTGGVIVVLGKVGRNVAAGMTGGLGYFLDEDGLFPELVNRSIVKTQRVITEAGSKQLYELIKTHSDRTGSPKAKLILQNWQEFLPKFWQLVPPSEAESPEANPEAETETKLLSSV, from the coding sequence ATGACGAATAAACCAATGAATCAGGGTCAGAACATCACATTATCGGATATTCATGCCAGGGATACCTACCCAGGACAAAGGTGGTTAGCAGAGGAAAGAGACGCCTGTGGTGTAGGTTTTATTGCCCAACGCCAAAATTATGCTAGCCACTCCATTGTCAACAAAGCCTTAGTCGCTTTGACCTGCTTAGAACACAGGGGGGGTTGTAGCGCTGACCAAGACTCTGGTGATGGTGCAGGAATATTGACAGCGATTCCTTGGGAATTGTTCCAACACAACTCTGCCCTGAGTTCTATTGATTTTTCCTCCACAAGTAGCTTGGCTGTGGGGATGATCTTTTTACCACAGGACCCCGAAGCAGCCCAAAAAGCGAAAGCAACAGTTGAGCAGTTAGCCGCTGAAGAAAAATTGACTGTACTGGGTTGGCGAGTAGTGCCAGTGCAGCCGGATTTGCTAGGGGTACAAGCCAGGGAAAATCAACCCCAGATAGAACAAGTTTTTCTGACTTCTGCTGATCAAAGCGGCGATGAACTGGAACGGAAACTGTATATTACCCGCAGCCGGATTATCAAAGCTGCCAAAAACATTTCGGAAGAATTTTATGTCTGCTCCTTGTCGAGTCGCACAATTGTCTACAAAGGGATGGTGCGTTCGGCTGTATTGGGAGAGTTTTACCTGGATTTAAAAAATCCTGCTTACAAGAGCGCTTTTGCAGTTTATCACCGCCGCTTTAGTACCAATACTATGCCCAAGTGGCCTTTGGCGCAACCGATGCGGTTGTTGGGTCACAATGGCGAAATCAATACGCTGTTGGGTAACATCAACTGGATGATGGCACGAGAAGCTAGCCTAAATCATCCAGTATGGGGCGATCGCATTAACGAACTCAAGCCATTGGTTCACATTGACAATAGTGACTCAGCCACCCTCGACAACGTGCTGGAGTTACTGGTGCGTTCTGGACGCAGCCCTCTGGAAGCCTTAATGATTATGGTGCCAGAAGCATACCAAAATCAACCATCTTTGGCTAATTATCCAGAAATAGTTGATTTTTACGAATATTACAGCGGGTTGCAAGAAGCTTGGGACGGGCCGGCACTTTTGGTATTTAGCGATGGGCAAAAAGTCGGGGCTACCCTAGACCGCAATGGCTTAAGACCAGCTCGCTATGTGATCACCAAAGATGACTACATCGTTGTCGCTTCCGAAGCTGGTGTCGTAGACTTCCCAGAAGCCAACATTCTGGAGAAAGGTAGACTCGGTCCAGGACAAATGATTGCTGTGGATTTAGCAACCAATGAAGTCCTGAAAAACTGGCAGATTAAGCAGCGCATTGCCAAAAAGCATCCCTACGGGGAATGGTTGCAGCAGCATCGCCAAGAACTCAAACAATTGGTTAGAGGCGGGTCAGTTGTCAATGGCAATGGTAACGGCAATGGTAATGGTAACGGGCATTCTCCAACTGACAATGTAGAACTGACGACGGACAAAATCGATAAACACAGCTTACTCCAGCAGCAAACTGCCTTTGGCTACAACACAGAAGATGTAGAAATGGTGATTCAGCCGATGGCCAGCACAGGGTCAGAGGCGACTTTCTGCATGGGCGATGATATTCCTTTAGCAGTGTTGTCAGAAAAGCCGCATTTGCTGTATGACTATTTCAAACAGCGCTTTGCTCAGGTGACGAACCCAGCGATTGACCCGCTAAGGGAAAAGCTAGTGATGTCTTTGAAAGTCGAACTGGGTGAGCGGGGTAACTTATTAGAACCGAAGCCAGAATATGCCCGGAAACTGAAGCTAGAGTCGCCAGTGATCACTGAGGCAGAGTTGTCAGCAATTGCGCTGTCAGGATTTGCGACTGCTGAGTTGTCTACCTTGTTTGCTATTAGCGCCGGGCCTGAGGGATTAAAAGCCGCAGTCGAATCTTTACAAGCCCAAGCGGCAGAATCGGTGCGGGCTGGTGCGAAAATTTTGATTTTGAGCGATAGGGTAGGTGAGGGCATTGGTACAGAATACACCTATATTCCCCCTTTGTTAGCGGTGGGTGCTGTTCACCATCACCTGATTCGCGAAGGGTTGCGGATGAAAACATCCCTGATTGTCAAAACCGCCCAGTGCTGGAGTACTCATCACTTTGGTTGTCTTCTGGGCTATGGCGCTGGTGCCGTTTGCCCTTATCTGGCTTTAGAGACGGTGCGCGATTGGTGGTCTGACCCGAAGACACAACAGTTTATGGCGCGGGGGAAAATTACGGCTCTGACTCTAGAGCAAGCGATCGCTAATTATCGCCAAGCGGTAGAATCAGGATTACTGAAAATTCTCTCGAAAATGGGAATTTCTCTGCTCTCTAGCTATCAAGCCGCCCAAATCTTTGAAGCTATTGGCATTGGTGGAGATTTGTTAGCCCTGGGATTCCAAGGTACAACTTCCCGCCTCGGTGGTTTGAGTGTTAGCGAACTAGCTCAAGAAGTGCTTTCTTTCCATAGCAAGGCTTTCCCGGAACTGACAAGCAAGAAGTTAGAAAACTTGGGTTTTGTGCAATATCGTCCCGGTGGTGAGTACCACATGAACAGCCCGGAACTGGCAAAGGCGCTGCATAAGGCTGTTGATGGTAAGAAGTACGACCACTACGAAGTTTACAAACAACACCTAAAAGGCAGACCTGTAACGGCGTTGCGTGACTTGCTAGATTTTAGGGGCGATCGCCAATCGATTCCTTTAGAAGAGGTAGAGTCGGTAAGTGATATTGTCAAACGCTTCTGTACTGGCGGGATGTCTTTAGGGGCGCTGTCGCGAGAAGCACATGAAACTTTAGCGATCGCCATGAACCGCATTGGCGGTAAATCCAACTCTGGGGAAGGTGGCGAAGATCCAGTGCGCTACAAAGTCCTGAATGATGTAGATGAGTTTGGTCACTCACCCACCCTACCCCACTTAAAAGGGTTGCGGAATGGTGACACCGCCTCCAGTGCTATTAAGCAAGTCGCCTCAGGACGCTTTGGCGTGACACCCGGTTATCTAGCCAGCGCCCAACAAATTGAAATCAAAATCGCCCAGGGTGCAAAACCTGGGGAAGGCGGACAACTACCAGGTCCAAAGGTTAGCCCTTACATTGCGATGTTAAGGCGCTCTAAGCCTGGTGTCACCTTGATTTCACCGCCGCCGCACCATGATATCTATTCCATTGAAGACCTGGCGCAGTTGATTTTTGACTTGCATCAAATTAACCCCAAAGCACAGGTGTCAGTAAAGCTAGTTGCAGAAATTGGCATTGGCACAATTGCCGCTGGTGTAGCTAAAGCTAACGCCGATATCATCCAGATTTCTGGTCATGACGGCGGCACGGGAGCCTCACCGCTCAGTTCTATTAAACACGCAGGTTCTCCGTGGGAACTCGGTTTAAGCGAAGTGCATCGCGTGTTGATGGAAAACAGCTTGCGCGATCGCGTAATTTTGCGTGTAGATGGCGGTCTGAAGAGTGGCTGGGACGTATTGATCGCTGCCTTGATGGGCGGTGAAGAATTCGGTTTTGGCTCCATCGCCATGATTGCCGAAGGCTGTATTATGGCGCGGATTTGCCACACGAATAACTGTCCCGTGGGTGTCGCTTCCCAGAAGGAAGAACTGCGGAAGCGGTTTACAGGCATGCCAGAACACGTTGTCAACTTCTTCTACTTCATTGCTGAAGAAGTGCGGAGTTTGTTAGCGAGACTTGGCTACCGTTCGCTATCAGAAGTGATTGGCCGGGCTGATTTGTTAACAGTGCGCCAAGATGTACACCTCACCAAAACGCAATCACTCAACCTCGATTGCTTAATTCAGCTACCAAATTCTCAAGAAAACCGTAGCTGGTTGGTGCATGAAACAGTCCACAGCAACGGCCCAGTTTTGGATGACCAAATACTGGCTGATGCCGAAATTCAAGCCACGATTCGCAACCAGTCTACTGTTAGCAAGACCTTCCCCATTGTCAACACCGATAGAACAGTCGGCTCCAGATTAGCGGGTGCGATCGCATCCCACTACGGCGATAGCGGCTTTGAAGGGCAAATTAACCTCAACTTCCACGGCAGTGCAGGGCAAAGTTTTGGCGCTTTCAACCTCCCTGGACTGACGCTGACCCTAGTAGGTGAAGCCAATGATTATGTAGGTAAAGGGATGCACGGTGGTGAAATCATCATCAAGCCCCCAGCAGATGCCACATACAACCCTGCACAAAATGTGATAGTTGGCAATACCTGCCTCTACGGTGCTACTGGTGGCGTGTTGTTTGCCAATGGTTTAGCGGGAGAACGCTTTGCCGTGCGTAACTCCAAAGGTGTAGCTGTGATTGAAGGTGCTGGAGATCACTGCTGCGAATACATGACTGGCGGTGTGATTGTCGTTCTCGGCAAAGTAGGACGCAACGTCGCCGCCGGCATGACTGGTGGACTGGGATACTTTTTGGATGAAGATGGCTTATTTCCTGAGTTAGTCAACCGATCAATTGTCAAAACCCAGCGGGTAATAACAGAAGCAGGTTCCAAACAACTGTATGAGTTAATTAAAACTCATAGCGATCGCACTGGTTCACCAAAAGCGAAGCTAATTTTGCAAAACTGGCAAGAATTCTTGCCGAAGTTCTGGCAGTTAGTGCCGCCTTCTGAAGCTGAGAGTCCAGAAGCAAATCCCGAAGCTGAAACAGAAACAAAACTACTGAGTTCAGTTTAG
- a CDS encoding polysaccharide deacetylase family protein, with product MEKNKSFFWPPGILIILVGLTGSLSLGLMMLLKPNVSDAQSNQNVKVNDIAANGGTQQRIEELKAVMLTSWQQEAQAKGIAYDVPRRFQGATIKAAKLSADQKIIALTFDDGPWPGTTTQVLDILKKNNIKGTFFVVGQNAKNYPDLVKRVVTDGHTIANHTWHHWYHYMNPQTAAYEIENTTNLIYKITGVKTSLFRPPGGMMNNGVVAYARNSKYAIIMWSSDSVDYSRPTVPKLINNVFREAKPGGIVLMHDGGGNRSQTVQALPEIISRFRKQGYKFVTIPELLEMQDKEQKLIASGTSRTNANKK from the coding sequence GTGGAGAAAAATAAGTCGTTTTTTTGGCCGCCGGGAATATTAATTATATTAGTTGGCTTAACTGGTAGTTTGAGCCTGGGACTGATGATGCTGTTAAAGCCAAACGTCTCTGATGCTCAAAGTAACCAGAATGTAAAAGTGAATGATATAGCTGCCAACGGGGGAACTCAGCAGCGGATTGAGGAATTGAAGGCGGTAATGCTCACAAGTTGGCAGCAAGAAGCACAAGCAAAAGGGATTGCCTATGATGTGCCACGACGCTTTCAAGGGGCAACGATTAAGGCAGCAAAACTCTCTGCGGATCAGAAAATAATTGCTCTCACCTTTGATGATGGCCCTTGGCCTGGGACAACCACGCAAGTATTAGATATTCTCAAAAAAAATAATATCAAAGGGACATTTTTCGTCGTTGGGCAGAACGCGAAGAATTATCCAGACCTAGTGAAGCGGGTGGTCACTGATGGTCACACCATTGCTAACCATACTTGGCACCACTGGTATCATTACATGAATCCACAAACGGCTGCCTATGAAATTGAAAACACAACAAACTTGATTTATAAAATAACGGGCGTAAAAACAAGTCTGTTTCGTCCACCGGGAGGAATGATGAACAATGGGGTAGTTGCTTACGCTAGAAACAGCAAGTATGCCATCATTATGTGGTCATCTGACTCCGTAGACTACTCACGTCCTACGGTGCCAAAGTTGATCAATAACGTCTTTAGGGAAGCAAAACCTGGTGGTATTGTGCTGATGCATGATGGTGGCGGTAATCGTTCCCAAACCGTGCAGGCTTTACCAGAAATTATTAGCAGATTTCGGAAGCAAGGTTATAAGTTTGTCACTATCCCAGAACTTTTAGAAATGCAAGATAAAGAGCAAAAATTGATAGCCTCCGGCACATCCAGAACTAACGCTAACAAAAAGTAA
- a CDS encoding EamA family transporter has product MTLQEFSLLLMSVLVSVAGQFFLKLGALKLGRVHTGNVVNHILSIMTTPELIVGLTCYALGAVAYILLLTRVNLSVAAPAVSIGYIFSVLLGYLILKEHISLIRLAGLSLIVVGVILVVWRK; this is encoded by the coding sequence GTGACTCTGCAAGAATTTAGCTTACTGCTGATGTCAGTCCTCGTCAGTGTAGCAGGGCAGTTTTTTTTAAAATTAGGAGCACTCAAGTTAGGCAGAGTACATACAGGGAATGTGGTTAACCACATTCTGAGCATCATGACAACACCAGAACTTATAGTAGGACTAACCTGCTACGCTCTTGGTGCTGTAGCTTATATCCTCCTGCTCACCAGAGTCAATTTGAGTGTTGCTGCTCCAGCCGTATCCATAGGTTATATTTTCTCTGTCTTGCTGGGTTACTTAATTTTGAAGGAACATATTTCCCTGATCCGTTTAGCTGGCTTGAGTTTGATTGTGGTAGGAGTGATCTTAGTAGTTTGGCGAAAATAA
- a CDS encoding glycosyltransferase family 2 protein translates to MTKPIYSLVIPIYNEEENITEMYRRLINVIEQVDGEVELILIDDGSRDRSLSMIRELHHRDSRVRYLSFARNFGHQIAVTAGLNFVQGQSIIVMDADLQDPPELILTMIEKWQQGYQVVYAQRLSRKKETWLKRFTAYAFYRILRRLAKVDIPADTGDFCLMDRQVVDVLNAMPERNRYIRGLRAWVGFRQTAIPFERDPRFAGKVKYTFGKSWALAVDGIISFSTVPLRLATYIGMLSSGIAMLMILLVLYWRLVDPISPLIGYTLITIAMFFLGSIQLICIGILGEYIGRIYEEVKGRPIYTLKEIGGLAQSSEIQAK, encoded by the coding sequence GTGACTAAGCCAATCTACTCGCTAGTAATCCCAATTTATAACGAAGAAGAAAATATCACCGAAATGTATCGTCGTCTGATTAATGTCATAGAACAGGTAGACGGCGAAGTGGAATTGATTTTGATTGATGATGGTAGTCGCGATCGCTCTTTGAGCATGATCCGCGAACTCCACCATCGTGATAGTCGGGTGCGCTACCTAAGTTTTGCTCGGAATTTTGGTCATCAAATCGCCGTCACAGCCGGTCTGAACTTTGTTCAAGGCCAAAGTATCATCGTAATGGATGCCGATTTGCAAGATCCCCCAGAGCTAATTTTAACGATGATCGAAAAATGGCAACAGGGCTACCAAGTCGTTTATGCTCAACGGTTATCTCGCAAAAAAGAAACCTGGTTAAAACGCTTTACTGCCTATGCCTTTTATCGCATTCTCCGCCGCCTAGCTAAAGTAGATATACCTGCCGATACAGGAGACTTCTGCTTGATGGATCGGCAGGTGGTAGATGTTCTCAATGCCATGCCTGAGCGCAACCGCTACATTCGCGGCTTACGAGCTTGGGTAGGTTTCCGGCAAACAGCCATACCCTTTGAACGTGATCCCCGTTTTGCTGGCAAAGTAAAGTATACCTTCGGTAAATCTTGGGCATTAGCAGTTGATGGCATTATTTCCTTTTCAACAGTTCCCTTAAGGTTGGCAACTTATATAGGAATGCTGTCATCTGGCATAGCGATGTTAATGATCTTATTAGTGCTATATTGGCGCTTAGTTGACCCAATTTCTCCCTTAATAGGCTACACATTAATTACAATTGCTATGTTTTTTTTGGGATCTATCCAATTAATTTGTATTGGAATTTTGGGCGAGTATATTGGGCGAATATATGAAGAAGTTAAGGGTCGTCCTATTTATACTTTAAAGGAAATAGGAGGTTTGGCTCAGTCATCAGAAATACAAGCCAAATAA
- a CDS encoding ArnT family glycosyltransferase, which yields MRPFKEKEWLLSLLVASLVLWLIFLGNSPLRDWDEGTVALVARSIWRSPFGEMRWLYPTLSGAPYHNKPPLIHLLIALSYSIGGVNELTTRLPSALLTALGVPLLYLVGRLLFNQSLPALFAALVYLTMLPVVRHGRLAMLDGTITTFFLLLLFCGVKARQNQRWALGVGICLGLITLTKGMIVLLLGAIAFLFLLANRQLALWKNPYLWVGMFFGTAAPLAWYIAQWQHYGGNFLQVNFQAQTFNRLVQSVEGHSGPPWYYLIELLKYAFPWLLFLPGGLYLAWKKRQTTWGSLILSGTIVYLGTISLMKTKLPWYIMPVYPFLALAIGANLSEIWQQRHFRARIWAVCLAAIAIASLGGCVYFVTVEPQPVLIAMSIVLAISMGIAAWLVKKRDRQFIPVLFSGMYLILVMFMSSQSWIWELNEAFPVKPVAALIKTYVSPGTQIYTSFRYGRPSLDFYCDCQVISTTTPVLQQMWANKSYLLLDNATLQQINLPGSKALGTAEGLTLISPQINLD from the coding sequence ATGCGCCCATTCAAAGAAAAAGAATGGCTATTGAGCTTGCTTGTGGCATCTTTGGTTCTATGGCTGATATTTTTGGGAAATTCTCCCTTGCGAGACTGGGATGAAGGTACGGTGGCCCTGGTTGCCCGTTCCATTTGGCGATCGCCATTCGGGGAAATGCGTTGGCTTTACCCTACCTTGTCCGGCGCACCATATCATAATAAGCCACCCCTGATACACTTACTCATTGCTCTTTCTTACTCGATTGGCGGCGTGAATGAGTTGACAACACGCTTACCTAGTGCATTGTTAACTGCCTTGGGAGTGCCTTTGCTTTACTTAGTGGGGCGGTTACTTTTTAACCAAAGTTTACCAGCTTTATTTGCGGCTTTGGTTTACTTGACAATGTTGCCTGTGGTGCGTCATGGCAGACTGGCGATGCTAGATGGTACGATCACTACTTTTTTCTTGCTGTTGTTATTTTGTGGAGTGAAAGCACGTCAAAACCAAAGGTGGGCCTTAGGTGTGGGAATTTGTCTAGGGCTAATTACTCTCACCAAGGGGATGATCGTTTTGTTGCTGGGTGCGATCGCATTTTTATTCCTGCTTGCAAATCGACAATTAGCTTTGTGGAAAAATCCCTATTTATGGGTGGGAATGTTTTTCGGAACGGCTGCACCCCTGGCTTGGTATATCGCCCAATGGCAACATTACGGGGGTAATTTTTTACAAGTAAATTTTCAAGCCCAAACCTTTAACCGTCTGGTGCAATCTGTGGAAGGACATAGTGGCCCCCCCTGGTACTATTTAATCGAGTTGCTCAAATATGCTTTTCCCTGGCTATTATTTTTGCCAGGAGGGTTATATCTAGCTTGGAAAAAACGTCAGACTACTTGGGGTAGTCTCATTCTGAGCGGCACAATTGTTTACTTAGGGACGATCTCTTTAATGAAAACAAAACTGCCGTGGTATATCATGCCTGTGTATCCGTTTTTAGCTCTGGCAATTGGGGCAAATCTGAGTGAAATTTGGCAGCAACGCCATTTTAGGGCGCGAATTTGGGCGGTATGTTTGGCGGCGATCGCGATCGCTAGTTTAGGCGGTTGCGTTTACTTTGTAACTGTGGAGCCTCAGCCTGTATTAATTGCGATGAGTATTGTTTTGGCAATCAGTATGGGGATCGCGGCCTGGTTGGTGAAAAAACGCGATCGCCAGTTTATTCCTGTTTTATTTTCGGGAATGTATTTAATTTTAGTCATGTTTATGAGTTCCCAGTCCTGGATTTGGGAGTTAAATGAAGCCTTTCCAGTCAAGCCAGTTGCCGCTTTAATTAAAACATACGTCTCACCAGGAACACAAATTTACACTTCTTTTCGTTATGGTCGTCCTAGCTTAGACTTTTACTGTGATTGCCAAGTTATCTCCACAACCACCCCAGTTTTACAACAAATGTGGGCAAATAAATCTTATTTGTTATTAGACAATGCAACTTTACAGCAAATAAATTTACCTGGTAGTAAAGCTTTAGGTACGGCTGAGGGGTTGACGCTGATATCACCACAAATTAATTTAGATTAA